A stretch of the Tachysurus fulvidraco isolate hzauxx_2018 chromosome 18, HZAU_PFXX_2.0, whole genome shotgun sequence genome encodes the following:
- the LOC113663869 gene encoding galectin-7-like, whose amino-acid sequence MPVEKVTTLHIYGDTVINIMGTIPNWSNSTFGKELASGTSRTKTSNIQTDVPNPVSNPKKNYAGNIPAEMRPGVALFFKGVVPSDFDCFAVNLLSSQTNDIGLHFKLMPNLVVFNTCRSGLWEEQIEIKASPFVKGGAFDFFLLASTKGFEVIVNGMPCCTFTYRMPIEKINSVQVNGDVFMNTFATFEVGNVNMKALVPANI is encoded by the exons ATGCCAGTGGAGAAAGTGACTACACTTCACATTTATGGagacactgtcattaacatcatGGGTACTATTCCA AACTGGAGCAATTCTACATTTGGTAAGGAACTAGCCTCTGGAACTTCACGCACAAAGACTTCTAACATCCAGACTGATGTGCCAAACCCAGTCAGCAACCCT aaaaaaaactacgCTGGCAATATCCCAGCAGAAATGAGGCCTGGTGTGGCTTTGTTCTTCAAAGGGGTTGTTCCTTCAGATTTCGATTG ctttgcagTAAATTTGCTGTCCTCCCAGACGAATGACATTGGTCTCCACTTTAAACTCATGCCAAACCTGGTGGTGTTTAACACCTGCAGGAGTGGTTTATGGGAAGAGCAAATTGAAATTAAAGCAAGTCCATTTGTCAAAGGAGGAGCCTTTGATTTCTTCCTGCTTGCTTCTACAAAAGGCTTTGAG gtgATTGTAAACGGCATGCCATGCTGCACGTTCACTTACCGCATGCCAATAGAAAAGATTAATTCTGTTCAGGTCAATGGAGATGTTTTTATGAACACATTTGCAACTTTTGAA gTTGGCAATGTTAACATGAAAGCCCTGGTTCCTGCCAATATTTGA
- the LOC113663861 gene encoding cytolytic toxin-alpha-like, which translates to MEPKIIQMAALGRALYPGMLYDCRSDSFIPGVTLWDKKALRNDIDVHDQTRTFVKLAASDSLSSKANLLDVSASLKASFFCGLVEVGGSAKYLQDSKSSARQSRVTMQYSQTTKFEQLTMKELGNITYPQVFDQKSATHVVTAVLYGATAFMVFDYTSSESENKQEIEGNLQAVVKKIPTISIEGQASLTMNQQEKKLSENLNVTFYGDYELDENPTTYAEALKACSTLPSLLRKKSSKGVPLTVWLYPLTLLDARAAKLLREIGLSLVAKTEKLLEELDEVQRRCNDMIKMPVTNDFPEIKERLKSFQELLGYYKVAFQKALVSVLPNIRSGAVDDSALGLILENHYKSPFTAANMNKWLDDSLGELNILTSYTSGLKDMPVVTSSGSFNSILFDADVDVLVSFTFTSLMNEDSFITAIEDFVNSEGFSNLDQNSANAFTFQAIKPWFMSSDISAKMRQNLSLFTSFYKANKNVKKVKFIVASISDPSNPGSSIRLYQNGTLTNANFQPVSKPAAPVVDTSDGKVTLNLSKSTTGDTLQFKIEYRNTQPTDSASDATAWKVITTPDAKTTFNLTGIKQDEQQWVRYSAIGKVGVSEASDYVPFVIAGKIDYAISQWSTSMPVLIDKIRNKIMTNTGMSRWSNSIIKSEIQNAVNSPTIAYTGPITGGLKTGMAMYFQGSALATGKSFEIDFIAGAKETGDVTLYMGFNIDDSLSFNTRRGQTWESQERITSYTVAKGSAFDVFFVVKQEGWEVCRLKS; encoded by the exons ATGGAGCCTAAAATCATTCAGATGGCAGCCCTGGGAAGGGCCCTGTATCCTGGCATGTTGTACGACTGCCGCAGTGACTCTTTTATTCCAG GTGTTACTTTATGGGACAAGAAAGCATTGCGTAATGATATTGATGTTCATGACCAGACTAGAACATTTGTCAAGCTTGCTGCCTCTGACAGCCTCAGTTCAAAGGCCAACCTCCTAGATGTGAGCGCTTCCCTAAAAGCTAGTTTCTTTTGTGGATTGGTGGAGGTTGGAGGATCTGCCAAGTACCTACAGGATTCCAAATCCTCAGCACGTCAGTCCAGAGTTACTATGCAGTACAGCCAGACAACAAAATTTGAACAGCTCACTATGAAGGAGCTCGGTAATATCACCTACCCACAAGTATTTGACCAGAAATCAGCCACTCATGTAGTAACAGCTGTACTGTATGGAGCTACTGCTTTCATGGTGTTTGATTATACAAGTTCAGAAAGTGAGAACAAGCAGGAAATTGAAGGAAACCTTCAAGCTGTGGTCAAGAAGATCCCTACTATTTCAATTGAGGGGCAAGCATCCCTAACTATGAATCAACAAGAGAAGAAATTATCTGAGAATTTGAATGTAACCTTTTATGGTGACTATGAGCTCGATGAAAACCCCACCACATATGCTGAGGCTCTCAAGGCTTGCAGTACGTTGCCCAGTCTGCTGAGGAAAAAAAGCAGTAAAGGTGTTCCATTGACTGTGTGGCTGTATCCTCTCACACTTTTGGATGCTAGAGCTGCTAAGCTGCTAAGAGAAATAGGTTTGAGCCTGGTGGCTAAAACAGAAAAATTGTTGGAGGAGCTTGATGAAGTACAGAGAAGATGCAATGATATGATCAAAATGCCAGTTACAAATGATTTCCCTGAAATAAAGGAAAGATTGAAAAGCTTTCAGGAACTACTCGGTTATTATAAAGTAGCATTCCAGAAGGCACTGGTCAGTGTTTTGCCAAATATTCGGAGTGGGGCCGTGGATGACAGTGCACTGGGTCTTATCCTGGAGAACCATTACAAGTCACCATTTACAGCTGCCAACATGAACAAGTGGTTAGATGACAGCTTAGGTGAATTAAATATACTGACGTCCTATACCAGTGGGCTGAAAGACATGCCAGTTGTAACATCCTCAGGGTCATTTAATTCCATCCTCTTTGATGCTGATGTTGATGTGTTGGTttcgtttacatttacatctttaaTGAATGAAGACTCCTTCATAACTGCTATCGAAGACTTTGTGAACTCTGAAGGGTTTAGTAACTTGGACCAAAACAGTGCAAATGCTTTCACATTCCAAGCAATAAAGCCTTGGTTCATGTCTTCTGATATTTCAGCAAAAATGAGGCagaatctttctctctttacaaGTTTTTACAAGGCcaataaaaatgtgaagaaagTCAAATTCATTGTTGCCTCCATATCTGACCCCAGCAATCCAGGATCCTCTATCCGACTTTATCAGAACGGCACTTTGACTAATGCTAACTTCCAGCCTGTATCCAAGCCTGCTGCACCTGTGGTGGACACTAGTGATGGGAAAGTCACCCTGAACCTTTCAAAATCCACAACCGGAGATACTCTACAGTTCAAAATTGAGTACAGAAATACCCAGCCAACCGATTCTGCAAGTGATGCTACCGCATGGAAAGTAATCACAACTCCAGATGCAAAGACCACCTTTAACTTGACTGGAATAAAGCAAGACGAGCAACAATGGGTCCGATACTCAGCTATTGGTAAAGTGGGAGTGAGTGAAGCCAGCGATTATGTCCCCTTCGTAATAGCAGGGAAGATCGATTACGCAATAAGTCAATGG AGCACCTCCATGCCAGTCCTCATTGATAAAATAAGGAACAAAATTATGACCAATACAGGCATGTCACGCTGGTCAAACTCTATTATCAAATCAGAAATTCAAAATGCTGTCAACAGTCCT ACTATTGCTTACACTGGACCAATTACTGGAGGTCTGAAAACCGGAATGGCCATGTATTTCCAAGGCAGTGCTCTTGCAACAGGAAAATc CTTTGAAATAGATTTTATAGCCGGGGCAAAGGAAACTGGCGATGTTACTCTTTACATGGGTTTTAATATTGATGATTCACTGTCCTTCAACACCCGAAGGGGTCAGACTTGGGAGAGCCAAGAACGCATAACATCGTATACTGTTGCCAAAGGATCAGCCTTTGACGTATTTTTTGTGGTCAAACAAGAAGGCTGGGAGGTATGCAGATTAAAATCATAA